A genomic segment from Peribacillus sp. ACCC06369 encodes:
- a CDS encoding YpfB family protein yields MKTFERLLIKVIIIQLVCLFFFQFLLSREDQIFDLTKLSKYEGVTSNNYTKIIETFNGTPK; encoded by the coding sequence ATGAAAACATTTGAAAGACTATTAATTAAAGTGATCATCATCCAATTGGTCTGCTTATTTTTTTTCCAGTTCCTTTTAAGCAGGGAGGATCAAATCTTTGATTTGACCAAGCTCTCGAAATACGAAGGTGTCACTAGCAATAATTATACGAAAATCATTGAAACTTTCAATGGGACCCCAAAGTGA
- a CDS encoding lysophospholipid acyltransferase family protein, with product MTLDFYTFAKNVVKGVLMPSFRVKTLGKEHFPKEGGVLICANHIDNLDPPIVGITSPRDIHFMAKEELFHAPVLKGILPRVNAFPVKRGNSDRESLRKGLKILKEGKVIGLFPEGTRSKTGELGEGLAGAGFFALRSDAVIIPCAIIGPYKFLRPLKVVYGPPINFTEYRERKISADEATKIIMDQIGKLISEHK from the coding sequence ATGACATTGGATTTTTACACATTTGCCAAGAACGTCGTAAAAGGCGTTTTAATGCCTTCGTTTAGGGTTAAAACGCTCGGAAAGGAACATTTCCCTAAAGAGGGCGGAGTATTGATCTGTGCCAATCACATTGATAATTTGGATCCGCCTATAGTTGGCATAACTTCACCAAGGGATATTCATTTCATGGCGAAAGAAGAGTTGTTTCATGCACCGGTTTTAAAGGGTATATTACCAAGAGTAAATGCATTTCCGGTGAAGCGGGGCAATAGCGATCGCGAATCTCTTAGAAAAGGGTTAAAGATTTTGAAGGAAGGCAAGGTGATTGGACTGTTTCCCGAGGGTACCAGAAGTAAGACAGGTGAATTGGGAGAAGGTTTGGCGGGTGCTGGATTTTTCGCGCTGAGATCTGATGCCGTGATCATACCGTGTGCGATCATCGGCCCATATAAATTTTTGCGTCCGTTGAAGGTCGTATACGGCCCTCCAATAAATTTTACCGAATATCGGGAACGGAAAATATCAGCCGATGAAGCTACCAAAATCATCATGGACCAAATTGGGAAATTGATTTCCGAGCATAAATAG
- the ypeB gene encoding germination protein YpeB, whose amino-acid sequence MIRNIVIALLVVVVAGTAFWGYQEHKEKNAVLINAENTYQRAFHDLSYQVDLLHDKVGSTLAMNSRYSLSPALTDVWRITSEAQSDVGQLPLTLLPFNKTEEFLSKIADFSYKTAVRDLEKEPLNDQEYSTLQSLYTQAGDIQGELRKVQYLVLKNNLRWMDVQMALASGKENSDNTIIDGLKTVEKKVSGYGETNEMNPTFTSAQQRDENFKNLQGETISKEEAIETAKSYAHSKSRNLKVNVEENGKGSDYGFYSVSILDKESDIEMNMDLTKKGGYPIWYINNRDVNKTTIDLNQAYTKAEEFLREHDFSSLELFESAQYDNIALLNFVTSENGVKIYPDSVKVKIALDDGSVIGFSADEYLKSHKTREIGNPKISEKEAKDKINANVKIMDEGKALITNDIGEEVLCYEFLGTIKDDTYRIFINADTGQEEKVEKLKNSEPVYENLI is encoded by the coding sequence AGAACATAAGGAAAAAAATGCTGTACTAATCAACGCGGAAAATACGTATCAGCGAGCCTTTCATGATTTAAGCTATCAAGTAGATTTATTGCACGATAAGGTCGGCAGTACTTTGGCTATGAATTCACGTTATTCATTAAGTCCAGCTTTAACAGATGTTTGGCGTATCACTTCAGAAGCCCAAAGTGATGTCGGGCAGTTGCCATTGACCTTGCTTCCTTTTAATAAGACAGAAGAATTTTTATCGAAAATTGCGGACTTCAGTTATAAAACGGCTGTACGTGACCTTGAAAAAGAACCATTGAATGATCAGGAATATTCGACTTTACAATCCTTGTACACACAGGCAGGAGACATCCAGGGCGAGTTAAGAAAAGTGCAGTATCTAGTCCTTAAAAACAATTTAAGGTGGATGGATGTCCAAATGGCACTTGCATCAGGAAAAGAAAATTCGGATAACACAATCATCGACGGATTAAAAACGGTAGAGAAAAAAGTATCTGGGTATGGGGAAACGAATGAGATGAATCCGACTTTTACTTCTGCACAACAGAGGGATGAAAACTTCAAAAATTTGCAAGGTGAAACCATTTCAAAAGAAGAAGCAATTGAGACAGCAAAAAGCTATGCCCATTCAAAAAGCAGAAATTTGAAGGTGAATGTTGAAGAAAATGGCAAAGGTTCCGATTATGGATTTTACAGTGTGAGCATCCTCGATAAAGAATCCGATATCGAAATGAATATGGATTTGACAAAAAAAGGCGGTTACCCTATTTGGTATATCAATAATAGGGATGTGAACAAGACAACCATTGATTTGAATCAAGCCTATACAAAAGCCGAAGAATTTTTAAGGGAACATGATTTCAGTTCACTTGAACTATTTGAAAGTGCTCAGTACGATAATATCGCATTACTGAATTTCGTGACATCTGAAAATGGAGTCAAGATTTATCCTGATTCAGTCAAGGTTAAAATTGCATTGGATGATGGATCCGTTATAGGGTTTTCAGCCGACGAGTATTTAAAATCACATAAAACCAGGGAAATAGGGAATCCGAAAATATCCGAGAAAGAAGCTAAGGACAAAATCAACGCGAATGTGAAAATAATGGATGAAGGAAAGGCGTTAATCACCAATGATATTGGTGAAGAAGTTCTTTGTTATGAATTCCTTGGTACGATTAAAGATGATACGTACCGCATTTTCATTAATGCAGACACCGGTCAAGAAGAAAAGGTGGAAAAATTAAAGAATTCCGAACCGGTATATGAAAATTTAATTTAA
- the cmk gene encoding (d)CMP kinase translates to MEKKLSVAIDGPAAAGKSTVAKIVAEKFNYIYVDTGAMYRALTYKALNQKIRLNDEQALSEVLINTEIELRPSENGQLVFVDNEDVTAQIRNNEVTGSVSEVAKHRSIREEMVRRQQIFGENGGVVMDGRDIGTHVLPNAEVKVFLIASVDERAQRRHQENILKGFPSDIEKLREEIATRDKLDSEREVSPLKKAADAIEIDTTSLSIQEVAESIMSLIEERKR, encoded by the coding sequence ATGGAAAAAAAATTATCAGTTGCAATCGATGGACCAGCTGCTGCTGGGAAAAGCACGGTTGCTAAAATTGTTGCAGAAAAGTTCAATTACATATATGTGGATACAGGTGCTATGTACAGGGCCCTTACCTATAAGGCCCTTAATCAAAAGATTCGCCTGAATGATGAACAAGCATTATCTGAAGTTCTCATCAATACAGAAATCGAATTAAGACCAAGTGAAAATGGGCAGTTGGTGTTCGTCGATAATGAGGACGTGACAGCCCAAATCAGGAACAATGAAGTGACCGGTTCTGTTTCGGAAGTGGCAAAGCACAGGAGCATCCGGGAAGAAATGGTGCGCAGGCAGCAAATCTTTGGTGAAAATGGCGGAGTCGTCATGGATGGCAGGGATATCGGTACGCATGTCTTACCAAACGCCGAGGTAAAGGTATTTCTTATCGCTTCTGTAGATGAAAGGGCACAGCGGAGGCATCAGGAAAATATTTTGAAAGGTTTTCCATCCGATATTGAAAAATTAAGGGAGGAAATTGCTACTAGGGACAAGCTGGACTCTGAACGCGAGGTATCGCCCCTGAAGAAGGCAGCGGATGCTATCGAAATTGATACGACTTCATTATCGATTCAAGAAGTTGCAGAAAGTATCATGTCTTTAATAGAAGAGAGGAAAAGATGA
- the rpsA gene encoding 30S ribosomal protein S1: MTEGMNQVEVNNYKVGDQVKATVSKVEEKQVIVDVENSKTNGIIPISELSSLHVEKASDAVSEGDVLELEVIKVEEEAIILSKRKIDALKAWDDLELKFENGDVFEAEVKDVVKGGLVVDLGVRGFVPASLVEDYFVEDFSDYKNKTLTFKIVELEKDKNRLILSHRAVVQDQKEKQKANVLDKIESGQVLEGVVQRITDFGAFVDIGGVDGLVHISQLSHQHVEKASDVVSEGDKVQVKVLSIDRDNERISLSIKDTLPGPWAGVAEKAAKGSTQEGIVKRLVSFGAFVEIFPGVEGLVHISQISHKHIATPQEVLKEGQSVEVKVLDVNETDQRLSLSIKELEEPQSNYNTSDYELPEETKGFQLGEMIGDQLKKLK; encoded by the coding sequence ATGACAGAAGGTATGAACCAGGTAGAAGTGAACAATTACAAAGTTGGGGATCAAGTTAAAGCAACCGTTTCAAAGGTGGAAGAAAAACAGGTCATTGTCGATGTGGAAAACAGTAAGACTAATGGGATCATTCCTATAAGTGAGCTTTCAAGCCTTCATGTCGAAAAGGCGTCAGATGCCGTTTCGGAAGGTGATGTATTGGAGCTGGAAGTCATTAAAGTTGAAGAAGAAGCTATCATTCTATCAAAACGTAAAATTGACGCTCTGAAAGCATGGGATGACCTGGAATTGAAATTTGAGAACGGAGACGTTTTTGAGGCCGAAGTTAAAGATGTCGTCAAAGGCGGGCTTGTTGTAGATCTAGGCGTACGTGGATTTGTTCCAGCTTCTCTTGTAGAAGACTATTTCGTTGAAGACTTTTCTGATTACAAAAACAAAACTTTAACATTCAAGATCGTTGAGCTTGAGAAAGACAAGAATCGCTTGATCCTCTCACATCGGGCAGTCGTTCAAGACCAAAAGGAAAAACAAAAAGCAAACGTTTTGGATAAAATCGAAAGCGGGCAAGTGCTTGAGGGCGTGGTCCAAAGGATTACCGATTTTGGTGCATTCGTGGATATTGGAGGCGTAGACGGTCTTGTCCACATTTCCCAGCTTTCCCATCAGCATGTCGAAAAAGCATCCGATGTCGTTTCAGAAGGCGATAAGGTGCAGGTGAAAGTCCTATCCATTGATCGTGATAATGAAAGGATTTCACTTTCCATTAAGGATACTCTTCCGGGACCATGGGCAGGCGTTGCCGAAAAAGCGGCAAAAGGCTCTACACAAGAGGGAATCGTTAAACGCCTTGTTTCTTTCGGTGCATTCGTGGAGATTTTCCCAGGGGTAGAAGGGCTTGTCCATATTTCACAGATTTCGCACAAGCATATTGCCACACCACAAGAAGTACTTAAAGAAGGCCAGTCAGTCGAAGTGAAAGTCCTGGATGTCAATGAAACGGATCAACGTCTATCATTGAGCATTAAAGAACTTGAAGAGCCACAATCCAATTACAACACATCAGATTATGAGCTTCCTGAAGAAACGAAAGGCTTTCAGCT